The genomic segment GGCGTCGCCGGGGCGGCGATCAGCGTGTCGCTCATTCCGGCCATCCCAGCCGCCGCCACAGCCTGCGCACGCCGAACACCGCGGCGGCCGCATAGAGCCCGCCGACGATCAGATCGACCACGTAGTGGTTGGCGGTGTACACGACCGCGATCGACTGGATGATCGGATAGAGCAGGGCGACGCCGAAGACCGGCCAGCGCCAGCGGGTGTTCCAGGCCAGCATGACGACCGTCAGGAACACGAGCATCGCGTAGCCCTCGTGCAGCGAGGGGATGGCGGCGTACGGATTGTCGGACACGAGGTGGTAGAGCGGGCCGGAGTCGGTCGGCAGCGGCGACGTGGCCGCCTGCGCTCCCGCGGGGTTCGCCACCGGAGCGATCAGCCCCTTGAAGGACGCGGCCCACGGCGGCGCCGCCGGGAACAGCCAGAACGTGAAGGCGCCGGCGAAGGAGAGGACGAGCAGCGTCGCCGCGAACCGGTAGTAGAGCGCCCGTCGCTTCAGCCACAGGCAGAACGCCAGCGTCGGAGGCACGATGAAGTGCACCCGGGTCATGAAC from the Gaiellales bacterium genome contains:
- a CDS encoding phosphatase PAP2 family protein, which produces MQEGQAGEHGEQHGGGDGERWGPPRRDVDRPTAILAGVAFAIALFAQLLTFGVSLTPDRYVLVLLAPALVIGRGRRFLLDFVPFVALIVLYEESRGIAHSLHPSPFYRPQLDAEKLLFFGHVPTIVLQDWLWTGSLHWYDQFLSFMTRVHFIVPPTLAFCLWLKRRALYYRFAATLLVLSFAGAFTFWLFPAAPPWAASFKGLIAPVANPAGAQAATSPLPTDSGPLYHLVSDNPYAAIPSLHEGYAMLVFLTVVMLAWNTRWRWPVFGVALLYPIIQSIAVVYTANHYVVDLIVGGLYAAAAVFGVRRLWRRLGWPE